The window GAAAGGGGGGCGGGGGGGTGCGGAGGACGGGTGCCGGAGGGGGATCGGGTTCCCGTCCTCCGCCGCTGGCGAGCGGTCAGCCGGAGATCTGCTTGCGGCCGGACTCGCCGCCGATGGCGATCTTGCGCGGCTTGGCGCGCTCGGCGATCGGGATCCGCAAGGTCAGGACGCCCGCGTCGTAGTCGGCCTCGATGTGCTCGGTGTCGAGGGTGTCGGCCAGCATGATCTGCCGGGAGAAGACACCGAGGGGCCGCTCGGAGAGCTCCATCTGCACGCCGTCGGACTTCCCTGCAGGCCGGCGCTCGGCCTTCACCGTCAGCATGTTCCGCTCGACGTCGATGTCGATCGCCTCGGTGCTCACTCCGGGGAGGTCGAAGGCGATCACGTACACGTCGCCCTGGCGGTAGGCGTCCATCGGCATCACGGACGGCTTCGACCATGTGCCCGACGTGCCGGACAGCTGCTGGACGATGCGGTCCATCTCGCGGAACGGGTCGGTGCGCATCAACATCGCGAAACACCTCCAGTTGGTTCAGGCAGGAACTGCCAATGCGCTTCAAGTGCCACCGTTGTAACATGTCATCGAAGCGATGACAAGTAATGCGTCACCGGAAGGATGACGACACTGCATGGCATCGAAACGACGACGTTCTGGAGATGGGTCATGAGCGAACCCTCGCCACCCGGGCCGGTCCGCTTCACGGCTGCTGCCGCAGCCCTGGAGATCATCAGCAAGGCCGTGGCAGACACCCGGCAACCCACCGCGGGCACCCCGGAGGACCAGGCGGCATCCGTACCGGCCGCGGGACCTCACCCCGCCCTGGCCGCCCTGCTGATGCTGCGCGAGATCCGGGAGCAGCTCGCCGGCTGGGAAAGCGTGCTGATCGAGACCGCCCGCGACCAAGGTGCCAGTTGGGCCGATCTCGCCGGGCCGCTCGGGGTCGCCAGCCGGCAGGCCGCCGAACGCCGCTACCTCCGGCTGCGCCCCGGCGCGGCAGGCAGCACGGGCGAACAGCGCGTCCAGGCCACCCGCGACTCGCGGGCCGCCGAGCGCACCGTCACCGCCTGGGCCCGCGACAACGCGGCCGACCTGCGGCGCCTCGCAGGACAGGTCACCTCACTCACGGGCCTTCCCACCGGCGCCGAGGGCGCCGTCGGCGAGCTCAATCTGGCGCTCGCAGACGACGACGCCGCTCGCCTGGTCGGCCCCCTGGCCGGCACCCGGCCCCACCTGGGGCCCGACG is drawn from Streptomyces sp. NBC_01232 and contains these coding sequences:
- a CDS encoding HSP18 transcriptional regulator, with product MSEPSPPGPVRFTAAAAALEIISKAVADTRQPTAGTPEDQAASVPAAGPHPALAALLMLREIREQLAGWESVLIETARDQGASWADLAGPLGVASRQAAERRYLRLRPGAAGSTGEQRVQATRDSRAAERTVTAWARDNAADLRRLAGQVTSLTGLPTGAEGAVGELNLALADDDAARLVGPLAGTRPHLGPDDTDLADRIEAMTRHTDQLRQDSTDQRNA
- a CDS encoding Hsp20/alpha crystallin family protein, yielding MLMRTDPFREMDRIVQQLSGTSGTWSKPSVMPMDAYRQGDVYVIAFDLPGVSTEAIDIDVERNMLTVKAERRPAGKSDGVQMELSERPLGVFSRQIMLADTLDTEHIEADYDAGVLTLRIPIAERAKPRKIAIGGESGRKQISG